From a region of the Ostrinia nubilalis chromosome 18, ilOstNubi1.1, whole genome shotgun sequence genome:
- the LOC135080744 gene encoding nucleolysin TIAR, producing MGDESHPKTLYVGNLDASVTEEFLCALFGQIGEVKGCKIIREPGNDPYAFLEFTNHSAAATALAAMNKRVFLDKEMKVNWATSPGNQPKTDTSNHHHIFVGDLSPEIETHILREAFAPFGEISNCRIVRDPQTLKSKGYAFVSFVKKADAEAAIQAMNGQWLGSRSIRTNWSTRKPPTNRPNEGAPSSKRAKQPTFDEVYNQSSPTNTTVYCGGFTSNVITEELMQNTFSQFGQIQDIRVFRDKGYAFIRFTTKEAAAHAIEATHNTEISGHTVKCFWGKENGGGDNQSTNSAPPAPTTIGAQTQYPYPYQQGMGYWYAQGYPAIQGYMAPGYYQQYAAAYSNPQAAAAAGYRMSMPGGAGTGGGAAWGGAPPVMYASAMPSAQYPSQ from the exons ATGGGCGACGAAAGCCACCCGAAAACTCTCTACGTCGGTAATTTAGACGCGAGTGTGACAGAAGAATTCCTATGCGCGTTATTTGGACAAATTGGCGAGGTAAAAGGCTGTAAGATAATCCGTGAGCCTGGTAATGATCCATATGCGTTTCTCGAGTTCACAAATCACTCGGCGGCGGCTACGGCCCTGGCCGCCATGAACAAGCGAGTGTTTCTCGACAAGGAAATGAAGGTTAACTGGGCTACGAGTCCTGGCAATCAGCCGAAGACGGACACTAGCAATCATCACCACATATTCGTTGGGGATTTGTCACCAGAAATTGAGACTCACATTCTGCGAGAGGCTTTCGCTCCATTTGGTGAGATATCAAACTGCCGGATAGTTCGCGACCCACAAACGCTCAAATCTAAGGGGTATGCTTTTGTATCATTCGTGAAAAAGGCCGACGCTGAGGCGGCTATTCAGGCCATGAACGGTCAATGGTTGGGTTCGCGCTCCATACGCACGAATTGGTCGACTCGCAAACCGCCTACCAACAGACCTAACGAAGGTGCGCCCAGCAGCAAGCGAGCCAAACAGCCAACTTTTGATGAAGTGTATAACCAGAGTTCACCAACGAATACGACTGTCTACTGTGGAGGATTCACTAGTAACGTAATAACAGAGGAATTAATGCAGAACACATTCTCTCAGTTTGGTCAGATACAAGATATCAGGGTGTTCAGGGATAAAGGCTACGCGTTTATTAGGTTTACAACAAAAGAGGCCGCTGCGCATGCAATCGAAGCCACTCATAATACAGAAATTAGCGGACACACAGTGAAGTGCTTCTGGGGGAAAGAGAATGGTGGCGGTGATAATCAG agTACGAACAGTGCGCCACCTGCACCGACAACCATTGGAGCACAAACACAGTATCCATATCCATACCAGCAAGGCATGGGGTATTGGTATGCCCAG GGCTACCCCGCGATACAAGGCTACATGGCCCCAGGGTACTATCAGCAGTATGCAGCCGCCTATAGCAACCCTCAAGCTGCCGCAGCAG